A section of the Telopea speciosissima isolate NSW1024214 ecotype Mountain lineage chromosome 3, Tspe_v1, whole genome shotgun sequence genome encodes:
- the LOC122656610 gene encoding calcium and calcium/calmodulin-dependent serine/threonine-protein kinase-like — protein sequence MYDTDRSGCITKEEVASMLRALPEDCLPADITEPGTLDEIFERMDANTDGKVTFEEFKAAMKRDSSLKDVVLHSLRPT from the exons ATGTATGACACAGACAGGTCTGGATGCATCACCAAGGAAGAAGTGGCATCCATGCTCAGA GCATTGCCAGAGGACTGCCTTCCAGCAGATATCACAGAACCTGGAACTTTGGATGAAATATTTGAACGAATGGATGCTAacacagatggaaaggtcaCCTTCGAAGAGTTCAAAGCTGCCATGAAGAGAGATAGCTCCCTCAAAGATGTAGTCCTCCACTCCCTTCGACCTACCTAA